The following are encoded in a window of Eschrichtius robustus isolate mEscRob2 chromosome 1, mEscRob2.pri, whole genome shotgun sequence genomic DNA:
- the NR2F2 gene encoding COUP transcription factor 2 isoform X2: protein MQAVWDLEQGKYGFAVQRGRMPPTQPTHGQFALTNGDPLNCHSYLSGYISLLLRAEPYPTSRFGSQCMQPNNIMGIENICELAARMLFSAVEWARNIPFFPDLQITDQVALLRLTWSELFVLNAAQCSMPLHVAPLLAAAGLHASPMSADRVVAFMDHIRIFQEQVEKLKALHVDSAEYSCLKAIVLFTSDACGLSDVAHVESLQEKSQCALEEYVRSQYPNQPTRFGKLLLRLPSLRTVSSSVIEQLFFVRLVGKTPIETLIRDMLLSGSSFNWPYMAIQ from the exons ATGCAAGCGGTTTGGGACCTTGAACAAGGCAAATATGGTTTTG CGGTGCAGAGGGGCAGGATGCCGCCCACCCAGCCGACCCACGGGCAGTTTGCGCTGACCAACGGGGACCCCCTCAACTGCCACTCGTACCTGTCCGGATATATTTCTCTGCTGCTGCGCGCCGAACCCTATCCCACGTCGCGCTTCGGCAGCCAGTGCATGCAGCCCAACAACATCATGGGCATCGAGAACATTTGCGAACTGGCCGCGCGGATGCTCTTCAGCGCCGTCGAGTGGGCCCGGAACATCCCCTTCTTCCCTGACCTGCAGATCACCGaccaggtggccctgcttcgcCTCACCTGGAGCGAGCTGTTCGTGCTGAACGCggcacagtgctccatgcccctCCATGTCGCCCCGCTACTGGCCGCCGCCGGCCTACATGCCTCGCCCATGTCCGCCGACCGGGTGGTCGCCTTTATGGACCACATACGGATCTTCCAAGAGCAAGTGGAGAAGCTCAAAGCGCTGCACGTCGACTCCGCCGAGTACAGCTGCCTCAAGGCCATAGTCCTGTTCACCTCAG ATGCCTGTGGTCTCTCTGATGTAGCCCATGTGGAAAGCTTGCAGGAAAAGTCCCAGTGTGCTTTGGAAGAATACGTTAGGAGCCAGTACCCCAACCAACCAACGCGATTCGGAAAGCTTTTGCTTCGCCTCCCTTCCCTCCGCACGGTCTCCTCCTCAGTCATAGAGCAATTGTTTTTCGTCCGTTTGGTAGGTAAAACCCCCATCGAAACCCTCATCCGGGATATGTTACTGTCCGGCAGCAGTTTTAACTGGCCGTATATGgcaattcaataa
- the NR2F2 gene encoding COUP transcription factor 2 isoform X1 gives MAMVVSTWRDPQDEVPGSQGSQASQAPPVPGPPPGAPHTPQTPGQGGPASTPAQTAAGGQGGPGGPGGDKQQQQQHIECVVCGDKSSGKHYGQFTCEGCKSFFKRSVRRNLSYTCRANRNCPIDQHHRNQCQYCRLKKCLKVGMRREAVQRGRMPPTQPTHGQFALTNGDPLNCHSYLSGYISLLLRAEPYPTSRFGSQCMQPNNIMGIENICELAARMLFSAVEWARNIPFFPDLQITDQVALLRLTWSELFVLNAAQCSMPLHVAPLLAAAGLHASPMSADRVVAFMDHIRIFQEQVEKLKALHVDSAEYSCLKAIVLFTSDACGLSDVAHVESLQEKSQCALEEYVRSQYPNQPTRFGKLLLRLPSLRTVSSSVIEQLFFVRLVGKTPIETLIRDMLLSGSSFNWPYMAIQ, from the exons ATGGCAATGGTAGTCAGCACGTGGCGCGACCCCCAGGACGAGGTGCCCGGCTCTCAGGGCAGCCAGGCCTCGCAGGCGCCGCCCGTGCCCGGCCCGCCGCCCGGCGCCCCGCACACGCCACAGACGCCCGGCCAAGGGGGCCCGGCCAGCACGCCGGCCCAGACGGCGGCCGGCGGCCAGGGCGGCCCTGGCGGTCCGGGCGGCgacaagcagcagcagcagcagcacatcGAGTGCGTGGTGTGCGGGGACAAGTCGAGCGGCAAGCACTACGGCCAGTTCACGTGCGAGGGCTGCAAGAGCTTCTTCAAGCGCAGCGTGCGGAGGAACCTGAGCTACACGTGCCGCGCCAACCGGAACTGTCCCATCGACCAGCACCACCGCAACCAGTGCCAGTACTGCCGCCTCAAAAAGTGCCTCAAAGTGGGCATGAGACGGGAAG CGGTGCAGAGGGGCAGGATGCCGCCCACCCAGCCGACCCACGGGCAGTTTGCGCTGACCAACGGGGACCCCCTCAACTGCCACTCGTACCTGTCCGGATATATTTCTCTGCTGCTGCGCGCCGAACCCTATCCCACGTCGCGCTTCGGCAGCCAGTGCATGCAGCCCAACAACATCATGGGCATCGAGAACATTTGCGAACTGGCCGCGCGGATGCTCTTCAGCGCCGTCGAGTGGGCCCGGAACATCCCCTTCTTCCCTGACCTGCAGATCACCGaccaggtggccctgcttcgcCTCACCTGGAGCGAGCTGTTCGTGCTGAACGCggcacagtgctccatgcccctCCATGTCGCCCCGCTACTGGCCGCCGCCGGCCTACATGCCTCGCCCATGTCCGCCGACCGGGTGGTCGCCTTTATGGACCACATACGGATCTTCCAAGAGCAAGTGGAGAAGCTCAAAGCGCTGCACGTCGACTCCGCCGAGTACAGCTGCCTCAAGGCCATAGTCCTGTTCACCTCAG ATGCCTGTGGTCTCTCTGATGTAGCCCATGTGGAAAGCTTGCAGGAAAAGTCCCAGTGTGCTTTGGAAGAATACGTTAGGAGCCAGTACCCCAACCAACCAACGCGATTCGGAAAGCTTTTGCTTCGCCTCCCTTCCCTCCGCACGGTCTCCTCCTCAGTCATAGAGCAATTGTTTTTCGTCCGTTTGGTAGGTAAAACCCCCATCGAAACCCTCATCCGGGATATGTTACTGTCCGGCAGCAGTTTTAACTGGCCGTATATGgcaattcaataa